One window of Bactrocera tryoni isolate S06 chromosome 2, CSIRO_BtryS06_freeze2, whole genome shotgun sequence genomic DNA carries:
- the LOC120767296 gene encoding uncharacterized protein LOC120767296 isoform X1: MKSRESTGDAAFYYAVLLTVNVTLTAMVLMAACLWCRRQPTKDELGGLEGMVKMTNPDDIIEVKVLASCESQTDLNTSAVSTTDSEKRASTAAHRSLPDIPIVEGNGDNGSELYETVADKNHLVEENDQNHSPAPSLKKQISVSQHSSISQADDISSPYSRVRNPPHDYAKVRNAEHPYAQVNPPSTSAAAAAAAIVAAGNSNSNAIHSSQPPQLNGTVSRNSNHSSASQNLNDSISHAEIPAASAIAGMISASQDLPYMTPPIISQHFSGDSQDSSKGYTSISVREPLANILAQQPPKQSQRVAALTRETNDSHYATVSDDSDETYAAIEDPNIRSNPNVLTDIYTSGSETYAQIQPMQTNSMVVSVEINNISNNTNPNPNKAVVKKAQSTDNTAMAVSASNHHNQQTTFGSQSHSRPISEHVTPIPPPIDSLRTQKHSRQASSSSNNSSSICTLGSPKPEKRQANSPLPPTPKSNITSGRSSVISVIECGGGTGELNLSGILTTVSNTIVPTSTGSTNAVDSSPQKNKTKSISPSKDIEGMYAKVMKKNKLSHHSTSSQNSSPVMARKGGDHLGISPLDMAAAELMELNRANVFSIQNASGDKSRIRSNSYGAKDHGYETIPADGLHRSSALENRKSDCYSSILHKERPKEMLQMTNPPSAKIKPPIESDISSDKHYETIAVPLDTTNNSDPGYETLQKPAKLNHSEVDKGKKFSDYDPNYEVLEGPKSTGLSDDGYAKINERKSLAVDEDSTDGYSKVKGEEIEEGATGGYSIIATDANHNYASIAESKAEIIDATPDTEDSDHYARIAEAPRIPQSASELPLSNNLHSSMGTLAQSVSVISSGTHDTLAITSPSSVNSSSLLANSSTLSSTNVLTGSGSGSTASSMSSRQTPSTSSQYESLTGSEADPNYETVCYTNTENENPYERLQTEYSDTLLGSSSPLTPDELRTQTHNATAGINDAGSASASSTATTTTNSDRIVLLKSTANGLTPKSGHERPAAKVQSTSELNSTDVVVDDYFQV; the protein is encoded by the exons GGAGGATTAGAAGGAATGGTCAAAATGACTAACCCAGATGACATAATCGAAGTTAAGGTGTTAGCAAGTTGTGAATCACAAACGGACTTAAATACTTCTGCTGTTTCAACCACTGATTCAGAAAAACG AGCAAGTACTGCAGCTCATCGAAGTCTACCGGACATACCAATTGTAGAAGGTAATGGCGACAACGGATCTGAACTCTATGAGACTGTGGCGGATAAGAACCATTTGGTTGAGGAAAACGACCAAAACCATAGTC ctGCACCGAGTTTGAAGAAACAAATAAGCGTATCTCAGCACAGTTCCATAAGCCAAGCAGATGACATTAGTTCACCCTATTCAAGGGTTAGGAATCCGCCCCATGACTATGCTAAA GTTCGCAATGCGGAACACCCCTATGCCCAGGTAAACCCTCCGTCAACTTCCGCAGCAGCCGCTGCAGCTGCCATAGTAGCTGCTGGTAACAGTAATAGTAACGCCATTCACAGTAGTCAGCCTCCTCAGCTAAATGGCACAGTTTCGCGTAACTCAAATCACAGCAGTGCTTCACAAAATCTTAACGATTCAATATCGCACGCTGAAATTCCAGCTGCCTCGGCTATCGCAGGCATGATCTCAGCGAGTCAAGATCTTCCTTATATGACACCGCCCATAATAAGTCAACACTTTAGTGGTGATTCCCAAGATTCTTCAA AAGGTTATACTAGTATCAGCGTTCGAGAGCCTCTAGCCAATATTCTAGCTCAGCAACCTCCAAAACAATCCCAGCGAGTAGCAGCTTTGACCCGTGAAACAAATGATTCGCACTATGCGACAGTGTCAGACGATTCAG ATGAAACTTATGCTGCAATCGAAGATCCGAATATTCGCAGCAATCCAAATGTCCTGACTGACATTTACACAAGCGGCTCGGAGACATATGCACAAATCCAGCCCATGCAAACTAACTCTATGGTGGTATCGGTGGAAATCAATAACATTAGCAATAACACAAATCCGAATCCTAATAAAGCGGTTGTTAAAAAAGCACAATCAACAGACAATACAGCGATGGCAGTATCTGCATCAAACCACCATAATCAACAAACCACATTTGGTAGTCAGAGCCATTCTAGGCCTATTTCTGAACACGTTACCCCGATACCACCACCTATAGACAGCTTACGCACACAAAAGCACTCCAGACAGGCGTCCTCGTCATCAAACAACAGTTCTTCGATTTGTACATTAGGTTCACCAAAACCAGAAAAACGCCAAGCCAACTCTCCGCTGCCACCAACTCCCAAATCGAACATCACCTCGGGTCGAAGTTCGGTTATATCTGTCATTGAATGTGGCGGCGGTACTGGAGAATTAAATTTAAGTGGAATTTTAACAACAGTTTCGAATACAATAGTCCCCACTTCAACAGGATCAACTAATGCAGTCGACAGCTCaccgcaaaaaaataaaaccaaaagtaTAAGTCCGTCCAAAGATATCGAAGGAATGTACGCTAAG GTGATGAAGAAGAACAAATTGTCGCATCACTCAACTTCCTCTCAGAACAGCTCTCCTGTAATGGCCCGCAAAGGTGGTGATCACCTCGGAATTAGTCCACTAGACATGGCTGCAGCAGAGCTTATGGAATTGAATCGTgctaatgtattttcaattcaaaatgcCTCCGGCGATAAAAGTCGCATCCGCAGCAACAGTTATGGTGCCAAGGATCATGGATATGAAACAATACCTGCGGATGGACTACACCGATCATCAGCTttagaaaatcgaaaatcggATTGTTATAGCAGTATATTGCATAAAGAACGGCCAAAAGAGATGT taCAAATGACCAATCCGCCTtcagcaaaaataaaaccacCGATAGAGTCAGACATAAGTAGTGACAAACATTATGAGACTATTGCCGTGCCGCTTGATACAACGAACAACAGCGATCCCGGCTATGAAACGTTACAGAAGCCGGCTAAACTAAATCATTCCGAAGTAGATAAAGGGAAGAAATTTTCTGACTATGATCCCAATTACGAAGTGCTTGAAGGACCGAAGTCTACTGGGCTCTCCGATGATGGCTATGCTAAAATTAACGAAAGAAAGTCCTTGGCCGTCGACGAAGATTCTACAGATGGCTATAGCAAAGTTAAAGGTGAAGAAATCGAAGAAGGAGCCACAGGTGGTTACAGTATAATTGCAACTGATGCCAATCACAACTATGCCAGCATCGCCGAATCGAAAGCAGAAATAATTGACGCCACCCCAGATACCGAAGACTCCGATCACTATGCTCGCATTGCTGAAGCACCGCGAATACCGCAATCAGCCTCTGAACTGCCACTCAGTAATAACCTGCATTCGTCAATGGGAACACTTGCTCAAAGCGTGAGTGTTATTTCTAGTGGCACACATGATACTCTAGCGATCACCTCACCTTCATCGGTCAACTCATCCTCATTGCTAGCCAACAGCTCCACTTTGTCATCCACCAATGTGCTAACCGGCAGCGGTAGTGGCAGCACAGCCAGCTCGATGAGTTCACGACAAACACCATCGACATCTTCACAATATGAATCGCTTACCGGCAGCGAAGCAGATCCAAATTACGAAACCGTCTGCTATACAAATACAGAAAATGAAAACCCATACGAGAGGCTACAGACCGAATATTCCGATACACTCCTGGGCAGCAGTAGTCCCCTAACGCCAGACGAGCTgcgtacacaaacacacaatgCCACTGCAGGAATAAACGATGCCGGCAGTGCAAGCGCCTCgtcgacagcaacaacaacaacaaactccGACAGGATAGTGTTGTTAAAGTCAACAGCAAATGGGCTTACGCCAAAATCAGGACATGAAAGACCAGCAGCAAAAGTGCAAAGTACCAGTGAACTGAATTCCACAGATGTAGTGGTCGATGATTACTTTCAAGTTTAG
- the LOC120767296 gene encoding uncharacterized protein LOC120767296 isoform X2, whose protein sequence is MKSRESTGDAAFYYAVLLTVNVTLTAMVLMAACLWCRRQPTKDELGGLEGMVKMTNPDDIIEVKVLASCESQTDLNTSAVSTTDSEKRASTAAHRSLPDIPIVEGNGDNGSELYETVADKNHLVEENDQNHSPAPSLKKQISVSQHSSISQADDISSPYSRVRNPPHDYAKVRNAEHPYAQVNPPSTSAAAAAAAIVAAGNSNSNAIHSSQPPQLNGTVSRNSNHSSASQNLNDSISHAEIPAASAIAGMISASQDLPYMTPPIISQHFSGDSQDSSSYTSISVREPLANILAQQPPKQSQRVAALTRETNDSHYATVSDDSDETYAAIEDPNIRSNPNVLTDIYTSGSETYAQIQPMQTNSMVVSVEINNISNNTNPNPNKAVVKKAQSTDNTAMAVSASNHHNQQTTFGSQSHSRPISEHVTPIPPPIDSLRTQKHSRQASSSSNNSSSICTLGSPKPEKRQANSPLPPTPKSNITSGRSSVISVIECGGGTGELNLSGILTTVSNTIVPTSTGSTNAVDSSPQKNKTKSISPSKDIEGMYAKVMKKNKLSHHSTSSQNSSPVMARKGGDHLGISPLDMAAAELMELNRANVFSIQNASGDKSRIRSNSYGAKDHGYETIPADGLHRSSALENRKSDCYSSILHKERPKEMLQMTNPPSAKIKPPIESDISSDKHYETIAVPLDTTNNSDPGYETLQKPAKLNHSEVDKGKKFSDYDPNYEVLEGPKSTGLSDDGYAKINERKSLAVDEDSTDGYSKVKGEEIEEGATGGYSIIATDANHNYASIAESKAEIIDATPDTEDSDHYARIAEAPRIPQSASELPLSNNLHSSMGTLAQSVSVISSGTHDTLAITSPSSVNSSSLLANSSTLSSTNVLTGSGSGSTASSMSSRQTPSTSSQYESLTGSEADPNYETVCYTNTENENPYERLQTEYSDTLLGSSSPLTPDELRTQTHNATAGINDAGSASASSTATTTTNSDRIVLLKSTANGLTPKSGHERPAAKVQSTSELNSTDVVVDDYFQV, encoded by the exons GGAGGATTAGAAGGAATGGTCAAAATGACTAACCCAGATGACATAATCGAAGTTAAGGTGTTAGCAAGTTGTGAATCACAAACGGACTTAAATACTTCTGCTGTTTCAACCACTGATTCAGAAAAACG AGCAAGTACTGCAGCTCATCGAAGTCTACCGGACATACCAATTGTAGAAGGTAATGGCGACAACGGATCTGAACTCTATGAGACTGTGGCGGATAAGAACCATTTGGTTGAGGAAAACGACCAAAACCATAGTC ctGCACCGAGTTTGAAGAAACAAATAAGCGTATCTCAGCACAGTTCCATAAGCCAAGCAGATGACATTAGTTCACCCTATTCAAGGGTTAGGAATCCGCCCCATGACTATGCTAAA GTTCGCAATGCGGAACACCCCTATGCCCAGGTAAACCCTCCGTCAACTTCCGCAGCAGCCGCTGCAGCTGCCATAGTAGCTGCTGGTAACAGTAATAGTAACGCCATTCACAGTAGTCAGCCTCCTCAGCTAAATGGCACAGTTTCGCGTAACTCAAATCACAGCAGTGCTTCACAAAATCTTAACGATTCAATATCGCACGCTGAAATTCCAGCTGCCTCGGCTATCGCAGGCATGATCTCAGCGAGTCAAGATCTTCCTTATATGACACCGCCCATAATAAGTCAACACTTTAGTGGTGATTCCCAAGATTCTTCAA GTTATACTAGTATCAGCGTTCGAGAGCCTCTAGCCAATATTCTAGCTCAGCAACCTCCAAAACAATCCCAGCGAGTAGCAGCTTTGACCCGTGAAACAAATGATTCGCACTATGCGACAGTGTCAGACGATTCAG ATGAAACTTATGCTGCAATCGAAGATCCGAATATTCGCAGCAATCCAAATGTCCTGACTGACATTTACACAAGCGGCTCGGAGACATATGCACAAATCCAGCCCATGCAAACTAACTCTATGGTGGTATCGGTGGAAATCAATAACATTAGCAATAACACAAATCCGAATCCTAATAAAGCGGTTGTTAAAAAAGCACAATCAACAGACAATACAGCGATGGCAGTATCTGCATCAAACCACCATAATCAACAAACCACATTTGGTAGTCAGAGCCATTCTAGGCCTATTTCTGAACACGTTACCCCGATACCACCACCTATAGACAGCTTACGCACACAAAAGCACTCCAGACAGGCGTCCTCGTCATCAAACAACAGTTCTTCGATTTGTACATTAGGTTCACCAAAACCAGAAAAACGCCAAGCCAACTCTCCGCTGCCACCAACTCCCAAATCGAACATCACCTCGGGTCGAAGTTCGGTTATATCTGTCATTGAATGTGGCGGCGGTACTGGAGAATTAAATTTAAGTGGAATTTTAACAACAGTTTCGAATACAATAGTCCCCACTTCAACAGGATCAACTAATGCAGTCGACAGCTCaccgcaaaaaaataaaaccaaaagtaTAAGTCCGTCCAAAGATATCGAAGGAATGTACGCTAAG GTGATGAAGAAGAACAAATTGTCGCATCACTCAACTTCCTCTCAGAACAGCTCTCCTGTAATGGCCCGCAAAGGTGGTGATCACCTCGGAATTAGTCCACTAGACATGGCTGCAGCAGAGCTTATGGAATTGAATCGTgctaatgtattttcaattcaaaatgcCTCCGGCGATAAAAGTCGCATCCGCAGCAACAGTTATGGTGCCAAGGATCATGGATATGAAACAATACCTGCGGATGGACTACACCGATCATCAGCTttagaaaatcgaaaatcggATTGTTATAGCAGTATATTGCATAAAGAACGGCCAAAAGAGATGT taCAAATGACCAATCCGCCTtcagcaaaaataaaaccacCGATAGAGTCAGACATAAGTAGTGACAAACATTATGAGACTATTGCCGTGCCGCTTGATACAACGAACAACAGCGATCCCGGCTATGAAACGTTACAGAAGCCGGCTAAACTAAATCATTCCGAAGTAGATAAAGGGAAGAAATTTTCTGACTATGATCCCAATTACGAAGTGCTTGAAGGACCGAAGTCTACTGGGCTCTCCGATGATGGCTATGCTAAAATTAACGAAAGAAAGTCCTTGGCCGTCGACGAAGATTCTACAGATGGCTATAGCAAAGTTAAAGGTGAAGAAATCGAAGAAGGAGCCACAGGTGGTTACAGTATAATTGCAACTGATGCCAATCACAACTATGCCAGCATCGCCGAATCGAAAGCAGAAATAATTGACGCCACCCCAGATACCGAAGACTCCGATCACTATGCTCGCATTGCTGAAGCACCGCGAATACCGCAATCAGCCTCTGAACTGCCACTCAGTAATAACCTGCATTCGTCAATGGGAACACTTGCTCAAAGCGTGAGTGTTATTTCTAGTGGCACACATGATACTCTAGCGATCACCTCACCTTCATCGGTCAACTCATCCTCATTGCTAGCCAACAGCTCCACTTTGTCATCCACCAATGTGCTAACCGGCAGCGGTAGTGGCAGCACAGCCAGCTCGATGAGTTCACGACAAACACCATCGACATCTTCACAATATGAATCGCTTACCGGCAGCGAAGCAGATCCAAATTACGAAACCGTCTGCTATACAAATACAGAAAATGAAAACCCATACGAGAGGCTACAGACCGAATATTCCGATACACTCCTGGGCAGCAGTAGTCCCCTAACGCCAGACGAGCTgcgtacacaaacacacaatgCCACTGCAGGAATAAACGATGCCGGCAGTGCAAGCGCCTCgtcgacagcaacaacaacaacaaactccGACAGGATAGTGTTGTTAAAGTCAACAGCAAATGGGCTTACGCCAAAATCAGGACATGAAAGACCAGCAGCAAAAGTGCAAAGTACCAGTGAACTGAATTCCACAGATGTAGTGGTCGATGATTACTTTCAAGTTTAG
- the LOC120767297 gene encoding SH3KBP1-binding protein 1-like translates to MAYLPHNGDLINLNVGGQRFSTSRQTLTWIPDTFFTALLSGRISSLRDETGAIFIDRDPSLFSIILNYLRTKDIDIKNCEIRALRHESEYYGITPLVKRLALCEDLNHSSCGDVLFYGYLPAPMMPSNDSIHTSVTSTGPVVLEDRSGGVSDLPSYRSSNGSYNIPATSGQMEPCLPSTSTGVMSASIANARPGSMVRVPETASTSSRHSSSHSRNSSWDLRCGRPNVNVGGEVRNWGPAVPSSTHSRTASLDYMRHSRNSSADLNKIIRNDVGLVFSPTLTSNWVDPLRVQIIKAHQNWIAVAYAHFVTCYRVKDSSGWQIVFTSPHIDATIERMAINSKVNTSTAEPTPSKMVAISYGSQIRLWSIHEGGNKTDVGTFNLNVRVEYLFFIGSQLVALSSSGKIGVWHAMTQHWQIQDLVPVLSFDSAGSFLLLGCNNGSIYYIDMQKFPLRMKDNDLLVTELYKDPNLDPITAISVYLTPKTSSISGNWIEIAYGTKSGAVRIIVQHPETAGHGPHLFETFTVHQSPVTKVTLSEKYLISVCSEYHHVRTWSLTRFRGMLSTQPGSTPEASFKIVSLEATDSHYSYAAGNDFGPYGDYDEQIFVQKVVPETDQLYVRLASNGDRVCIIKSVDSSTITSFCVHECEVSSRMGSRFILTGHCNGVIQMWDLTTALALFSKGEPQQNTFGGPDTHELLRLLDQCEISNSLSSTPCMSPCLSVVGGMANAAIARMKASNVALLNQLHNQHQQTPLQQQPQAQSQQSTCNVAAQLLPLQHQTQQQQMQQQQQQYSPPQQPVSQGIGNNAD, encoded by the exons ATGGCATACCTTCCACATAATGGCGACCTGATAAATTTGAATGTTGGAGGACAGCG ATTTTCTACATCACGTCAAACGCTGACGTGGATACCAGATACATTTTTCACAGCGCTGCTAAGCGGACGCATTTCGAGTTTACGCGATGAAACTGGTGCTATATTCATAGATCGCGATCCTTCGTTATTCTCAATCATTCTGAATTACTTGCGAACCAAGGATATTGACATCAAAAATTGCGAAATCCGAGCATTACGGCATGAATCGGAGTACTATGGCATTACTCCGCTGGTCAAGCGGTTAGCGCTTTGTGAAGACTTGAATCATTCATCATGTGGCGATGTACTCTTTTATGGTTATTTGCCTGCACCAATGATGCCATCAAATGATTCAATTCATACGTCAGTAACATCGACAGGCCCAGTCGTCCTTGAAGACCGTTCTGGTGGTGTTAGCGATTTACCTTCTTATAGATCTTCGAACGGCTCTTATAATATACCGGCCACATCAGGCCAGATGGAACCTTGCTTGCCGTCAACTTCAACCGGGGTAATGTCCGCTTCAATTGCTAATGCTCGACCCGGTTCGATGGTTCGTGTTCCAGAAACAGCATCTACATCGAGTAGACATTCGTCATCACATTCACGGAACTCTTCTTGGGACTTGCGTTGTGGACGACCAAACGTCAATGTCGGCGGGGAAGTGCGAAATTGGGGTCCTGCAGTTCCTTCGTCTACACACTCGCGTACCGCATCTCTTGATTATATGCGTCATTCTAGAAATTCATCTGCCGACCTCAATAAGATAATACGGAATGATGTAGGCCTAGTATTCAGCCCAACATTGACATCAAACTGGGTCGATCCATTACGTGTTCAAATAATTAAGGCTCATCAAAACTGGATTGCAGTAGCATATGCCCATTTCGTAACTTGTTATCGTGTTAAGGACTCAAGTGGGTGGCAAATAGTGTTCACATCGCCTCATATCGATGCAACCATCGAACGTATGGCGATCAACTCAAAAGTGAATACATCCACAGCTGAACCTACTCCGAGTAAGATGGTCGCCATATCCTATGGTAGTCAAATACGACTTTGGAGCATACATGAAGGAGGCAATAAGACCGATGTCGgaactttcaatttaaatgtaCGAGTtgagtatttatttttcatcgGCAGCCAATTAGTTGCTTTGTCATCTTCTGGAAAAATAGGCGTTTGGCACGCGATGACACAACATTGGCAAATTCAGGATTTGGTTCCAGTGTTGTCTTTTGACTCGGCAGGATCGTTTTTACTTCTTGGCTGTAACAACGGTTCAATTTATTATATAG ATATGCAAAAGTTTCCACTTCGTATGAAGGATAATGACTTATTGGTGACTGAGCTGTATAAGGATCCAAACTTGGACCCAATTACAGCAATTTCCGTATATCTTACTCCAAAAACCTCCA GTATAAGTGGAAATTGGATAGAGATAGCATATGGAACGAAATCGGGTGCAGTGCGTATTATTGTACAACACCCGGAGACTGCCGGTCACGGTCCACATTTATTTGAAACCTTTACTGTACATCAAAGCCCCGTAACTAAG GTTACCCTCTCGGAGAAATATCTAATATCCGTTTGCAGTGAATATCATCATGTACGCACTTGGTCCTTAACACGTTTCCGTGGCATGCTGTCTACACAACCTGGATCGACACCAGAGGCCTCCTTTAAAATTGTGTCACTCGAAGCTACCGATTCACATTACAGTTATGCAGCTGGCAACGATTTTGGTCCCTACGGCGACTATGATGAACAGATCTTTGTACAAAAAGTTGTACCCGAAACGGATCAACTTTATGTGCGTTTAGCTTCAAATGGTGATCGTGTTTGCATTATAAAGTCGGTGGATAGTTCAACTATCACTTCTTTCTGTGTGCACGAGTGTGAAGTCTCATCTCGTATGGGGTCACGATTCATTTTGACAGGGCACTGTAATGGTGTTATTCAAATGTGGGATCTAACTACAGCGTTGGCGTTATTTTCAAAAGGTGAACCACAGCAGAATACCTTTGGCGGACCAGACACACACGAGCTTCTTCGCCTACTTGACCAATGTGAAATCAGCAATAGCCTCAGCTCAACGCCTTGTATGTCACCGTGTCTATCGGTGGTTGGAGGCATGGCAAACGCCGCAATAGCTCGTATGAAGGCGAGCAATGTAGCTCTGCTTAATCAACTCCACAACCAGCACCAACAAAcaccactacaacaacagccCCAAGCTCAGTCACAGCAATCTACCTGCAATGTGGCTGCGCAacttctgccgctacaacatcaaacacaacaacaacaaatgcagcagcagcaacagcaatattCTCCTCCACAACAGCCAGTATCGCAAGGCATTGGTAACAACGCTGATTGA